A single Venturia canescens isolate UGA chromosome 1, ASM1945775v1, whole genome shotgun sequence DNA region contains:
- the LOC122419018 gene encoding uncharacterized protein isoform X2, protein MDKYARSFVFFMVRTETLRNIIVYRGVADAVSSSSTMKSFSRCKSMAGLLLLCLVAIHVSLANEDDEYHWGNVKELSDPEDTSEWTSEELAVREAEIAAYSDAY, encoded by the exons ATGGACAAGTATGCGAGATCGTTTGTGTTTTTCATGGTCAGAACAGAAACACTTAG GAACATCATTGTTTACCGAGGAGTTGCCGACGCAGTATCATCTTCTAGCACCATGAAAT CTTTTTCCCGTTGCAAGTCAATGGCAGGATTATTGCTTCTATGTCTCGTCGCGATTCACGTTTCG CTGGCCAACGAAGATGATGAATATC ATTGGGGGAACGTAAAGGAGCTTTCCGATCCGGAGGACACATCTGAATGGACTTCCGAAGAACTTGCAGTACGGGAAGCGGAAATTGCTGCATATTCCGATGcttattga